In Streptomyces sclerotialus, one genomic interval encodes:
- a CDS encoding PP2C family serine/threonine-protein phosphatase: protein MAVTGPTRCPGCAEPLEPGDNFCGVCGADLSAAAGENAAAGEHPTLALSPQSSQGSQGRAPAGPEAAYRAAPPPAPETRLPGAGPAPAVPAPAGTAAPADPRATFAARTCVACRTGTVDEDGYCAHCGHAQPRERDHFERELERVAAVSDRGHRHHRNEDFFAVAGTALPDGSPAVVAVVCDGVSSATRPDEASQAAAETAAESLLAALPREAHPQQAMHDAILAAAKSVDALAAAPDQPQQHDPYRRQNAPACTLVAAVAAGGVLTVGWVGDSRAYWIPDDRTAPGARLTEDDSWAAQMVANNLMTEAEAYADERAHAITGWLGADAYELQPHTAAFRPDHPGVVVVCTDGLWNYSEAAAELAAVLPPDAGERPLHGARTLVRHALDSGGHDNVTVAVVPFPVPATGAGSA from the coding sequence ATGGCAGTGACAGGTCCTACCCGGTGCCCGGGCTGCGCCGAGCCGCTGGAGCCGGGGGACAACTTCTGCGGCGTGTGCGGAGCCGACCTCTCCGCCGCGGCGGGTGAGAACGCCGCGGCCGGGGAACACCCGACGCTCGCGCTCTCCCCTCAGAGCTCTCAGGGCTCTCAGGGCAGGGCGCCCGCGGGCCCCGAAGCGGCGTACCGGGCGGCGCCGCCGCCCGCGCCGGAGACCCGGCTGCCGGGCGCGGGCCCGGCACCGGCGGTGCCCGCCCCGGCCGGTACCGCGGCGCCCGCCGACCCCCGTGCGACCTTCGCCGCCCGGACCTGCGTGGCCTGCCGCACCGGCACCGTCGACGAGGACGGCTACTGCGCGCACTGCGGCCACGCCCAGCCCCGCGAGCGCGACCACTTCGAACGGGAGCTGGAGCGGGTCGCGGCGGTCAGCGACCGCGGCCACCGCCACCACCGCAACGAGGACTTCTTCGCCGTCGCCGGCACCGCGCTGCCCGACGGCTCCCCGGCCGTGGTCGCGGTGGTCTGTGACGGCGTCTCCTCCGCGACCCGGCCCGACGAGGCGTCGCAGGCCGCGGCCGAGACGGCGGCCGAGTCGCTGCTGGCGGCACTGCCCCGGGAAGCACATCCCCAGCAGGCCATGCACGACGCGATCCTGGCCGCCGCCAAGTCCGTCGACGCCCTCGCGGCCGCGCCCGACCAGCCGCAGCAGCACGACCCGTACCGCCGGCAGAACGCCCCGGCCTGCACGCTCGTCGCGGCCGTCGCGGCGGGCGGGGTGCTGACCGTCGGCTGGGTCGGTGACAGCCGCGCGTACTGGATCCCCGACGACCGCACGGCGCCCGGCGCCCGGCTCACCGAGGACGACTCCTGGGCCGCGCAGATGGTGGCGAACAACCTGATGACGGAGGCGGAGGCGTACGCCGACGAACGGGCGCACGCCATCACCGGCTGGCTGGGCGCCGACGCGTACGAACTCCAGCCGCACACCGCCGCTTTCCGGCCGGACCACCCGGGTGTCGTCGTGGTCTGCACCGACGGCCTGTGGAACTACTCCGAGGCCGCGGCGGAGCTGGCGGCCGTGCTGCCCCCCGACGCGGGTGAACGCCCGCTGCACGGCGCCCGAACACTGGTGCGCCACGCTCTGGACAGCGGGGGCCACGACAACGTAACAGTGGCCGTGGTGCCGTTCCCGGTCCCCGCCACCGGGGCAGGATCGGCCTGA
- a CDS encoding glutamate ABC transporter substrate-binding protein, translated as MADLRSALAPVAAGMGVMAAAAAVLVPVLSGGPAVPSAPHVPAPPRTAAAEPAATGCTKENEAESLRPSSKDGDAVKRIKKAGVLVVGVDQNSYRWGYRDRDNPRNLVGFDIDLVKAIAEDILGPDPHIVYRAIPTNQRIAAVRQRKVDMVVRTMTINCERKRQVAFSTAYFTAGQQVLAPKRSSIDAFDDSLRGKKICTAKGSTGEQELDGEDHGATVMTVPNQLDCLVRLQLGEADAVVTDSALAAGQAAQDPTVELKGEPFSTDLYGVAMNKEDEDLVRRVNKVLEEYREGGADSPWTTAYKKWLKADLPGVPGPPTPQYSD; from the coding sequence ATGGCGGATCTCCGGTCGGCGCTGGCTCCGGTGGCCGCCGGCATGGGCGTGATGGCGGCGGCCGCCGCGGTGCTGGTGCCGGTGCTCAGCGGCGGGCCCGCCGTGCCGTCCGCGCCGCACGTGCCGGCGCCGCCCCGTACCGCGGCGGCCGAGCCCGCCGCCACGGGCTGCACGAAGGAGAACGAGGCGGAGAGCCTGCGCCCCTCCTCGAAGGACGGCGACGCGGTGAAGCGGATCAAGAAGGCGGGCGTCCTGGTCGTCGGCGTCGACCAGAACAGCTACCGCTGGGGCTACCGCGACCGGGACAACCCCAGGAACCTCGTCGGCTTCGACATCGACCTGGTGAAGGCCATCGCCGAGGACATCCTCGGGCCGGACCCGCACATCGTGTACCGCGCCATCCCCACCAACCAGCGCATCGCTGCCGTACGGCAGCGCAAGGTGGACATGGTCGTCCGCACCATGACGATCAACTGCGAGCGCAAGCGGCAGGTCGCCTTCTCCACCGCCTACTTCACGGCGGGCCAGCAGGTGCTCGCGCCCAAGAGGTCGTCGATCGACGCGTTCGACGACTCGCTGCGGGGAAAGAAGATCTGCACGGCGAAGGGATCAACGGGCGAGCAGGAACTGGACGGTGAGGACCACGGCGCGACGGTCATGACCGTGCCGAACCAGCTCGACTGCCTGGTACGGCTCCAGCTGGGCGAGGCCGACGCCGTCGTGACGGACAGCGCGCTGGCCGCCGGGCAGGCCGCGCAGGACCCGACCGTCGAGCTCAAGGGCGAGCCGTTCAGCACCGACCTGTACGGCGTGGCGATGAACAAGGAGGACGAGGACCTGGTGCGGCGGGTGAACAAGGTGCTGGAGGAGTACCGCGAAGGCGGCGCCGACAGCCCCTGGACGACCGCGTACAAGAAGTGGCTCAAGGCCGACCTGCCGGGCGTCCCCGGCCCGCCGACCCCGCAGTACAGCGACTGA
- a CDS encoding FadR/GntR family transcriptional regulator: protein MRTVRRVSLVETATDEIREQILTGIWPVGSRIPPESALSETLQVSRASVREAIRALVHAGLLETRQGDGTFVVSDDDSAVALRRRLERAELTHVTQVRQGLDVIAARQAARHRTDAQLAAIEAALARRRAALAAHEDEAFTAADADFHVLVAEASANPVLADIYRSLSTALRAELRRAACLDTATAAPTDPHHLLVEAIRERDQAAAVDAAVKLLAGHVRDLALPLDD, encoded by the coding sequence GTGCGGACGGTGCGCAGGGTGTCGCTGGTGGAGACCGCGACCGACGAGATCCGGGAGCAGATCCTTACGGGGATCTGGCCGGTGGGCAGCCGCATTCCGCCCGAAAGTGCGCTGTCCGAAACGCTCCAGGTGAGCCGGGCCTCCGTACGGGAGGCGATCCGCGCCCTGGTGCACGCGGGGCTGCTGGAGACGCGGCAGGGCGACGGCACGTTCGTCGTCTCCGACGACGACAGCGCGGTGGCGCTCCGCCGCCGTCTGGAGCGCGCCGAGCTGACGCACGTCACGCAGGTCCGCCAGGGGCTGGACGTGATCGCGGCGCGGCAGGCGGCGCGACACCGCACGGACGCCCAGCTCGCCGCGATCGAGGCCGCGCTGGCCCGGCGCCGGGCGGCGCTCGCGGCCCACGAGGACGAGGCGTTCACCGCCGCCGACGCCGACTTCCACGTCCTGGTCGCCGAGGCGAGCGCCAATCCCGTGCTGGCCGACATCTACCGCTCGCTGAGCACGGCCCTGCGTGCGGAGCTGCGCCGCGCCGCCTGCCTGGACACCGCGACGGCGGCCCCCACCGACCCGCACCACCTCCTCGTGGAGGCGATCCGGGAGCGGGACCAGGCAGCCGCGGTGGACGCCGCCGTGAAGCTCCTCGCCGGGCACGTACGGGACCTGGCACTGCCGCTGGACGACTAG
- a CDS encoding N-acetylglucosamine kinase yields the protein MGLSGNGAGRPAVLAVDAGNSKTDVAVVGADGGVLSAVRGGGFQPPAVGAARAVAGLAALVDEALRRAGTGRVGHLSACLANADLPVEEERLTELLTARGRSDTVTVANDTFALLRAGLPDGGPHTGVAVVCGAGINCSGLGPDGRTARFPAIGRISGDWGGGGHLAEEALWWAARADDGRGAPSALAERLPAHFGLPAMPQLIEALHLGDVPAVRRHELVPVLFAVAAEGDEVARAVVARQAEEIVLMATVALRRLDLLAEPVPVVLGGGVLAARHPVLHEAVVALLAERAPKAVPEVVTAPPVLGAALLALDTTGAPASAYARLRAHYATAGP from the coding sequence GTGGGCCTGAGCGGGAACGGGGCCGGGCGGCCCGCCGTGCTGGCGGTCGACGCCGGGAACAGCAAGACCGACGTGGCGGTGGTCGGCGCCGACGGCGGCGTGCTGAGCGCCGTACGCGGCGGCGGGTTCCAGCCGCCCGCGGTGGGCGCAGCGCGGGCCGTGGCGGGGCTCGCCGCGCTCGTCGACGAGGCGCTGCGGCGCGCGGGCACCGGCCGGGTCGGGCACCTGTCCGCCTGTCTGGCCAACGCCGACCTGCCGGTCGAGGAGGAGCGGCTGACCGAGCTGCTGACGGCGCGCGGCCGGTCGGACACGGTGACCGTCGCCAACGACACCTTCGCGCTGCTGCGGGCCGGGCTCCCGGACGGCGGCCCGCACACCGGCGTCGCGGTGGTCTGCGGGGCCGGGATCAACTGCTCGGGTCTCGGCCCTGACGGCCGTACCGCGCGCTTCCCCGCCATCGGGCGCATCTCCGGCGACTGGGGCGGCGGCGGGCACCTCGCCGAGGAGGCGCTGTGGTGGGCGGCGCGGGCCGACGACGGACGGGGCGCGCCGAGCGCCCTCGCGGAGCGGCTGCCCGCCCACTTCGGGCTGCCGGCGATGCCGCAGCTCATCGAGGCGCTGCATCTGGGGGACGTGCCTGCCGTGCGCCGCCATGAGCTGGTGCCGGTGCTGTTCGCGGTGGCCGCCGAGGGGGACGAGGTGGCCCGCGCGGTCGTCGCGCGGCAGGCCGAGGAGATCGTCCTCATGGCCACGGTCGCGCTGCGCCGCCTGGACCTGCTCGCCGAGCCGGTGCCGGTGGTGCTCGGCGGCGGGGTGCTGGCGGCCCGCCACCCGGTCCTGCACGAGGCGGTGGTCGCGCTGCTCGCCGAACGCGCCCCGAAGGCCGTGCCGGAGGTGGTCACCGCTCCCCCGGTCCTGGGCGCCGCCCTGCTGGCACTGGACACCACGGGCGCACCGGCATCCGCGTACGCCCGGCTCCGCGCGCACTACGCGACGGCCGGGCCCTAG
- a CDS encoding vWA domain-containing protein, whose protein sequence is MANFSKSTVPQFSVEVYQNEYLPEGGREVNAIVTVTATGGGTSGGRPLADATGQPSVPAQGRAPDAAVVIMVDCSGSMEYPPTKMRNAREATAAAIDTLRDGVAFAVVAGTHQAAEVYPGGGRLAQASPATRGQAKEALRRLRAGGGTAIGTWLRLAGRLLDSTEAAIRHGILLTDGRNEHESPEDLRATLDACAGRFTCDARGVGTDWKVAEVTGISSALLGSADIVADPAGLAADFTRMMETAMGKEVADVGLRVWTPQGAEIQYVKQVAPTVEDLTGRRTDAGPRAGVYPTGSWGDESRDYHVCVRVPDAGVGREMLAARVALVLPVPGGEAQRTLAQGLVRAVWTTDMAVSTQINPQVAHYTGQAELARVIQQGLDARKSGDMDGATARLGRAVQLASASGNEDTAKLLAKVVDVVDAATGTVRLKAKVAEADEMTLETRSTKTVRVKK, encoded by the coding sequence ATGGCCAACTTCTCGAAGTCCACGGTGCCGCAGTTCTCCGTGGAGGTGTACCAGAACGAGTACCTCCCCGAGGGCGGCCGCGAGGTGAACGCCATCGTCACCGTCACCGCCACCGGCGGCGGTACCTCGGGGGGCCGGCCGCTCGCCGACGCGACGGGGCAGCCGTCCGTCCCGGCGCAGGGCCGGGCCCCGGACGCCGCCGTCGTCATCATGGTCGACTGCTCCGGCTCGATGGAGTACCCGCCGACCAAGATGCGCAACGCCCGCGAGGCGACCGCCGCGGCGATCGACACGCTGCGCGACGGGGTGGCGTTCGCGGTGGTCGCCGGCACCCACCAGGCCGCCGAGGTGTACCCGGGCGGCGGCCGCCTCGCGCAGGCCTCGCCCGCCACCCGCGGCCAGGCCAAAGAGGCGCTGCGGCGGCTGCGGGCGGGCGGCGGCACCGCCATCGGCACCTGGCTGCGGCTGGCCGGGCGGCTGCTGGACTCCACCGAAGCGGCCATCCGGCACGGCATCCTGCTCACCGACGGCCGCAACGAACACGAGTCGCCCGAGGACCTGCGGGCCACGCTGGACGCCTGCGCCGGCCGGTTCACCTGCGACGCGCGCGGGGTGGGCACGGACTGGAAGGTCGCCGAGGTCACCGGCATCTCCTCGGCCCTGCTGGGCAGCGCCGACATCGTCGCCGACCCGGCCGGGCTCGCGGCGGACTTCACGCGGATGATGGAGACCGCGATGGGCAAGGAGGTCGCGGACGTCGGCCTGCGGGTGTGGACGCCGCAGGGCGCCGAGATCCAGTACGTGAAGCAGGTCGCGCCGACGGTCGAGGACCTGACCGGGCGGCGCACCGACGCCGGGCCGCGGGCCGGCGTCTACCCGACCGGCTCGTGGGGTGACGAGTCCCGCGACTACCACGTGTGCGTACGGGTACCGGACGCCGGCGTCGGCCGGGAGATGCTGGCCGCGCGGGTGGCACTGGTGCTCCCTGTGCCCGGCGGCGAGGCGCAGCGGACGCTGGCGCAGGGCCTGGTACGGGCGGTGTGGACGACCGACATGGCCGTATCGACGCAGATCAACCCGCAGGTGGCGCACTACACGGGGCAGGCGGAACTGGCCCGTGTCATCCAGCAGGGGCTCGATGCGCGTAAGTCCGGAGATATGGACGGAGCGACCGCCCGGCTCGGCCGCGCCGTACAGCTGGCGAGCGCTTCGGGGAACGAGGACACTGCGAAACTGCTTGCGAAGGTGGTGGACGTCGTGGACGCCGCGACCGGTACTGTGCGGCTGAAGGCGAAGGTTGCGGAAGCGGACGAGATGACACTCGAAACACGCTCCACCAAGACAGTTCGCGTCAAAAAGTGA
- a CDS encoding serine/threonine-protein kinase, producing the protein MTSENAACQRPECGGCYEDVGEGELYCDTCGMAPVVSPTGMVSSPPTGVAGAARSSAGSGSAQNSGSASTSSSSRSSGSRRSVSGRLSRSLSGPSTQLVSVRSGSSGQGSASGSGAGRGRLGAGLVAVPDVPRPDPRTVVLENPEVPERKRFCSRSDCGAPVGRARSGRPGRTEGFCTKCGHPYSFVPKLRAGDVVHGQYEVAGCLAHGGLGWIYLAVDRAVSDRWVVLKGLLDTGDEEALAVAVSERRFLAEIEHSNIVRIYNFVEHLDPTTGSLDGYIVMEYVGGKSLKEIANERRTPQGRRDPLPVEQACAYGIEALEALGHLHSRNLLYCDFKVDNAIQQNDQLKLIDMGAVRRMDDHESAIYGTVGYQAPEVAEVGPSVASDLYTVARTLAVLTFDFQGYTNVFADSLPDPEHIEVFRRYESFYRLLVRATDPDPARRFASAEEMAEQLTGVLREVVALQTGEQRPALSQLFGPELRVVDTELMPAVAGDTSLLGGRTLPFRRRGRRKQPAAALPGRGPTAGLVGAAPDTPSIPAQMSYEISPLPGYGSPPPVLRPLDTAATVLALPAPRVDPGDPNAGFLAGLLAAAPAELVAALRSAPADSLEVRLRDLRARLEMGDGPEARRVLREIETDPLADWASDWRVVWNRGLVALAEGDKETAALSFDAVYDAFPGEPAPKLALGVCAEVLGQLDNAAEYYGLVWSTDHSYVSAAFGLARVRLAAGDRAGAVRALEAVPESSIHFTAARIAAVRARLRQRPAGEPLLADLQAAARQIERLADFGLDAQRRETLTTEVLGCALDWVLSGRAGEPAPDGPGTKGQPADGRPALLGCALDERGLRFGLERSCRLLARLAQRGDERIELVERANRFRPRTWV; encoded by the coding sequence ATGACCAGCGAGAACGCCGCGTGCCAGCGGCCGGAGTGCGGCGGCTGTTACGAGGACGTCGGCGAGGGCGAACTGTACTGCGACACCTGCGGCATGGCGCCGGTCGTCTCGCCGACCGGCATGGTGTCCTCGCCGCCCACCGGCGTCGCGGGCGCCGCCCGCTCCTCGGCCGGCTCCGGCTCCGCGCAGAACTCCGGCAGCGCCTCCACGTCGTCCTCCTCGCGCTCCTCCGGCTCCCGGCGTTCGGTCTCCGGGCGCCTCTCGCGCTCGCTGTCCGGGCCGTCGACGCAGCTGGTGTCCGTGCGCAGCGGAAGCTCGGGGCAGGGCTCCGCCTCCGGCTCCGGCGCGGGGCGCGGGCGGCTGGGCGCGGGGCTGGTGGCGGTGCCGGACGTACCGCGCCCCGACCCGCGCACGGTGGTGCTGGAGAACCCCGAGGTCCCCGAGCGCAAGCGGTTCTGCAGCCGCAGCGACTGCGGGGCGCCGGTGGGCCGGGCCCGCAGCGGGCGGCCCGGCCGTACGGAAGGGTTCTGCACCAAGTGCGGCCACCCCTACAGCTTCGTGCCGAAGCTGCGGGCCGGTGACGTGGTGCACGGCCAGTACGAGGTCGCCGGCTGCCTCGCGCACGGCGGGCTGGGCTGGATCTACCTGGCGGTGGACCGCGCCGTCTCCGACCGGTGGGTGGTGCTCAAGGGCCTGCTGGACACCGGCGACGAGGAGGCGCTCGCCGTCGCGGTGTCCGAGCGCCGTTTCCTCGCCGAGATCGAGCACTCCAACATCGTCCGCATCTACAACTTCGTCGAGCACCTCGACCCGACGACCGGCAGCCTCGACGGCTACATCGTCATGGAGTACGTCGGCGGCAAGTCCCTCAAGGAGATCGCCAACGAGCGGCGCACTCCCCAGGGCCGGCGCGACCCGCTCCCGGTCGAGCAGGCCTGCGCGTACGGCATCGAGGCACTGGAGGCCCTGGGCCACCTGCACAGCCGCAACCTGCTCTACTGCGACTTCAAGGTCGACAACGCCATCCAGCAGAACGACCAGCTCAAGCTGATCGACATGGGCGCGGTCCGGCGGATGGACGACCACGAGAGCGCGATCTACGGCACGGTCGGCTACCAGGCGCCCGAGGTCGCCGAGGTCGGCCCGTCCGTCGCCTCCGACCTCTACACCGTCGCGCGCACCCTCGCCGTCCTCACCTTCGACTTCCAGGGCTACACGAACGTTTTCGCGGACTCGCTGCCGGACCCGGAGCACATCGAGGTCTTCCGCCGGTACGAGTCCTTCTACCGGCTGCTCGTCCGGGCCACCGACCCCGACCCGGCGCGCCGGTTCGCCTCCGCCGAGGAGATGGCCGAGCAGCTGACCGGCGTACTGCGCGAGGTCGTGGCGCTGCAGACCGGTGAGCAGCGGCCCGCGCTGTCCCAGCTGTTCGGGCCCGAACTGCGGGTGGTCGACACCGAGCTGATGCCGGCGGTGGCCGGGGACACCTCGCTGCTGGGCGGGCGTACCCTCCCGTTCCGCCGCCGCGGCCGGCGGAAGCAGCCGGCCGCGGCCCTGCCGGGCCGGGGTCCGACGGCGGGGCTCGTGGGCGCCGCACCGGACACGCCGTCGATCCCGGCGCAGATGTCGTACGAGATCTCCCCGCTGCCCGGATACGGGAGCCCGCCTCCCGTGCTGCGCCCCCTGGACACGGCGGCCACCGTGCTCGCCCTCCCCGCGCCGCGGGTGGACCCCGGCGACCCGAACGCCGGCTTCCTGGCCGGCCTGCTGGCAGCGGCCCCCGCCGAACTGGTCGCCGCGCTCCGCTCCGCGCCCGCCGACTCCCTGGAGGTCCGGCTGCGCGACCTGCGGGCGCGGCTGGAGATGGGCGACGGGCCCGAGGCCCGGCGGGTGCTGCGGGAGATCGAGACGGACCCGCTGGCCGACTGGGCGTCGGACTGGCGGGTGGTCTGGAACCGCGGCCTGGTGGCCCTCGCGGAGGGGGACAAGGAGACCGCGGCGCTGTCCTTCGACGCGGTGTACGACGCGTTCCCGGGCGAGCCCGCGCCCAAGCTCGCGCTGGGCGTCTGCGCCGAGGTGCTGGGCCAGCTGGACAACGCAGCGGAGTACTACGGCCTGGTGTGGTCGACCGACCACAGCTATGTGAGCGCGGCGTTCGGGCTGGCCCGGGTGCGGCTCGCGGCCGGTGACCGGGCGGGCGCCGTGCGGGCGCTGGAGGCCGTGCCGGAGTCCTCGATCCACTTCACCGCGGCCCGTATCGCCGCGGTACGGGCCCGGCTCCGGCAGCGCCCGGCCGGCGAACCGCTGCTGGCCGACCTCCAGGCCGCGGCCCGGCAGATCGAGCGGCTCGCGGACTTCGGCCTGGACGCGCAGCGCCGCGAGACGCTGACGACGGAAGTACTGGGCTGCGCCCTGGACTGGGTACTGTCCGGGCGCGCCGGGGAACCCGCGCCGGACGGACCGGGCACGAAGGGGCAGCCGGCCGACGGCCGCCCCGCACTGCTCGGCTGCGCGCTGGACGAGCGCGGGCTGCGCTTCGGCCTGGAGCGGTCCTGCCGACTGCTCGCCAGGCTGGCCCAGCGCGGTGATGAGAGGATCGAACTGGTGGAGCGGGCCAACCGCTTCCGCCCCAGGACGTGGGTGTGA